The Ochotona princeps isolate mOchPri1 chromosome 1, mOchPri1.hap1, whole genome shotgun sequence genome has a segment encoding these proteins:
- the TUBB2A gene encoding tubulin beta-2A chain produces the protein MREIVHIQAGQCGNQIGAKFWEVISDEHGIDPTGSYHGDSDLQLERINVYYNEAAGNKYVPRAILVDLEPGTMDSVRSGPFGQIFRPDNFVFGQSGAGNNWAKGHYTEGAELVDSVLDVVRKESESCDCLQGFQLTHSLGGGTGSGMGTLLISKIREEYPDRIMNTFSVMPSPKVSDTVVEPYNATLSVHQLVENTDETYSIDNEALYDICFRTLKLTTPTYGDLNHLVSATMSGVTTCLRFPGQLNADLRKLAVNMVPFPRLHFFMPGFAPLTSRGSQQYRALTVPELTQQMFDSKNMMAACDPRHGRYLTVAAIFRGRMSMKEVDEQMLNVQNKNSSYFVEWIPNNVKTAVCDIPPRGLKMSATFIGNSTAIQELFKRISEQFTAMFRRKAFLHWYTGEGMDEMEFTEAESNMNDLVSEYQQYQDATADEQGEFEEEEGEDEA, from the exons ATGCGTGAGATTGTGCACATCCAGGCGGGCCAGTGCGGCAACCAGATCGGCGCCAAG TTCTGGGAGGTCATCAGTGATGAGCACGGGATCGACCCCACCGGCAGTTACCATGGAGACAGCGACTTGCAGCTGGAGAGGATCAACGTGTACTACAATGAGGCTGCTG GCAACAAATACGTACCTCGGGCCATCCTGGTGGACCTGGAGCCTGGCACCATGGACTCGGTGAGGTCGGGACCCTTCGGCCAGATCTTCAGGCCCGACAACTTCGTGTTTG GCCAGAGTGGTGCCGGGAACAACTGGGCCAAGGGCCACTACACAGAGGGGGCCGAACTGGTGGACTCGGTGCTGGACGTGGTGCGGAAGGAGTCGGAGAGCTGTGACTGTCTCCAGGGCTTCCAGCTGACCCACTCGCTGGGAGGCGGCACGGGCTCAGGCATGGGCACCCTGCTCATCAGCAAGATCCGCGAAGAGTACCCTGACCGCATCATGAACACCTTCAGCGTCATGCCCTCGCCCAAGGTGTCAGACACCGTGGTGGAGCCCTACAACGCCACGCTGTCCGTGCACCAGCTGGTGGAGAACACGGATGAGACCTACTCCATTGACAATGAGGCCCTGTATGACATCTGCTTCCGCACCCTCAAGCTGACCACACCCACCTACGGGGACCTCAACCACCTGGTGTCTGCCACCATGAGCGGGGTCACCACCTGCCTGCGCTTCCCGGGCCAGCTCAACGCCGACCTGCGCAAGCTGGCCGTGAACATGGTGCCCTTCCCGCGCCTGCACTTCTTCATGCCGGGCTTCGCGCCCCTCACCAGCCGGGGCAGCCAGCAGTACCGTGCGCTGACGGTGCCCGAGCTCACGCAGCAGATGTTCGACTCCAAGAACATGATGGCCGCCTGCGACCCGCGCCACGGCCGCTACCTGACCGTGGCCGCCATCTTCCGCGGCCGCATGTCCATGAAGGAGGTGGACGAGCAGATGCTGAACGTGCAGAACAAGAACAGTAGCTACTTCGTGGAGTGGATCCCCAACAACGTCAAGACGGCCGTGTGCGACATCCCGCCGCGGGGGCTCAAGATGTCGGCCACCTTCATCGGCAACAGCACGGCCATCCAGGAGCTGTTCAAGCGCATCTCGGAGCAGTTCACGGCCATGTTCCGGCGCAAGGCCTTCCTGCACTGGTACACGGGCGAGGGCATGGACGAGATGGAGTTCACCGAGGCCGAGAGCAACATGAACGACCTGGTGTCCGAGTACCAGCAGTACCAGGACGCCACGGCGGACGAGCAGGGCGAGttcgaggaggaggagggtgaggaCGAGGCCTGA